One window of the Chitinophaga niabensis genome contains the following:
- a CDS encoding GDSL-type esterase/lipase family protein, producing MKKQLLLAACLLPLLGSAQQKIDSSYNNWYYEGRMDLYNQLNNQPADILFLGNSITERGEWAELLPGRRIANRGIGGDNTFGVLARLDGVIKQQPRKIFLLIGINDIGRGLPTEVILNNYHRIVTKLTQGLPGTKLIIQSVLPMNEGKLPYDYLKGKAAKIKALNEGFVNIAKEFKLPYLNLHELFADEKGELKAAYTKDGIHLEPAAYVDWVNWLKQKKQL from the coding sequence ATGAAGAAGCAATTACTATTAGCTGCCTGCCTTTTGCCACTGCTCGGATCTGCACAGCAGAAGATAGACAGCAGTTACAATAACTGGTATTACGAAGGCCGCATGGACCTTTACAATCAACTCAATAACCAACCGGCGGATATCCTGTTCCTGGGTAACAGTATTACAGAAAGAGGGGAGTGGGCAGAACTGTTGCCAGGCAGGAGGATCGCTAACAGGGGAATCGGCGGGGATAATACTTTTGGTGTGCTGGCCCGCCTGGATGGCGTGATCAAACAACAGCCCCGAAAGATCTTTTTACTGATCGGCATCAACGACATCGGAAGAGGATTACCCACTGAGGTGATCCTGAACAATTACCACCGCATCGTTACAAAACTCACACAAGGTTTGCCTGGAACAAAGCTGATCATTCAGAGTGTATTGCCCATGAACGAAGGGAAGCTGCCTTATGATTACCTCAAAGGAAAAGCAGCAAAAATAAAGGCGCTGAATGAAGGCTTTGTAAACATTGCAAAAGAATTCAAGCTCCCCTACCTGAACCTGCATGAATTGTTTGCAGATGAAAAGGGAGAATTGAAAGCCGCTTATACGAAAGATGGCATTCACCTGGAGCCGGCTGCTTATGTGGATTGGGTGAATTGGTTAAAACAGAAAAAACAGTTATAA
- a CDS encoding DUF5009 domain-containing protein — MKRSNSLDALRGFAILAMVLSSSIAFGILPDWMYHAQTPPPSHQFNPAVPGITWVDLVFPFFLFSMGAAIPLALHNKEKVLGGLAQRFILLVFFAVFTLHTRNQQFISIGAFVLLCFLFIRMESKIPRIIALTAAVTFLIWKGVDVYKSDIIILVLANMAFFGGIIWWLTAKQPLLRLGVLPFIAAVFLAAETPGSWAEAIYNWSPLPWMYKFYYLKYLFIILPGTFAGEWLLLSVPEIPAWDKRKWMMIAGGAFLLVIVNVVYLFSRQVVLNLVLSVLIGTFMLVMATKVQAWKNYLQAGVYLLWLGLCFDCTQGGIKKDPSNYSYYFVTGGLAFLTVLGFMVLEYYGYCQRIIGYLAINGRNPMVAYVAGNLLLLPLLKLTGAIDLLSAMEHNVWLGVLRGLVFTGIVSLITIFFVRRKWYWKT; from the coding sequence ATGAAACGAAGCAATAGTCTTGATGCACTCCGCGGTTTTGCTATACTGGCCATGGTCCTGTCCAGCAGCATCGCATTCGGCATTCTGCCGGACTGGATGTATCATGCACAAACGCCACCACCATCTCATCAGTTCAATCCTGCGGTTCCCGGTATTACCTGGGTGGACTTAGTATTCCCTTTCTTTTTGTTCAGCATGGGTGCGGCTATTCCCTTAGCCCTGCATAACAAAGAGAAGGTTTTAGGCGGGCTGGCGCAACGTTTCATCTTACTGGTATTTTTTGCTGTATTTACACTGCACACACGGAACCAACAGTTTATCTCCATCGGTGCATTTGTGCTGTTATGTTTCCTGTTCATCAGGATGGAATCTAAGATCCCTAGGATTATAGCGTTAACCGCAGCTGTCACTTTTCTGATCTGGAAAGGCGTAGATGTTTACAAAAGCGATATCATCATCCTGGTATTAGCGAATATGGCTTTCTTTGGAGGTATTATCTGGTGGCTCACGGCTAAGCAGCCGCTGCTCCGCTTAGGAGTATTACCTTTTATTGCAGCCGTTTTTTTAGCTGCCGAAACGCCCGGCAGCTGGGCAGAGGCTATTTACAACTGGTCTCCGCTTCCCTGGATGTATAAGTTCTATTATCTCAAATACCTGTTCATTATCCTCCCCGGCACTTTTGCCGGGGAATGGCTACTGCTCTCAGTTCCCGAAATTCCTGCATGGGATAAACGGAAATGGATGATGATCGCAGGAGGAGCATTCCTGCTGGTGATCGTGAATGTGGTATACCTTTTTAGCAGGCAGGTAGTATTAAATCTCGTTTTATCTGTTTTGATAGGCACCTTTATGCTGGTGATGGCAACAAAGGTGCAGGCCTGGAAGAACTATTTGCAGGCCGGTGTGTATTTACTATGGCTGGGTTTATGTTTTGATTGTACGCAGGGCGGCATTAAAAAAGATCCCTCTAATTATAGTTATTACTTTGTGACAGGAGGGCTTGCCTTCCTCACAGTACTGGGTTTTATGGTGTTGGAATATTATGGATACTGTCAACGCATCATTGGTTACCTGGCCATTAACGGCAGGAATCCGATGGTAGCATATGTAGCAGGTAACCTGTTATTACTGCCTTTGTTAAAGCTCACGGGAGCAATTGATCTGTTAAGTGCGATGGAGCATAATGTGTGGCTGGGGGTACTGCGTGGACTTGTGTTCACCGGCATTGTATCCCTCATCACTATCTTTTTTGTTCGGCGCAAATGGTATTGGAAAACATAA
- a CDS encoding sodium:solute symporter family protein, with protein MSLSVLDIGIIIGYVIAILFLGFYIARKASKDLQSYFLGGNKMKWYMLGLSNASGMFDISGTMWTVSILFIYGLKSAFIPWLWPVWNQVFVFVYLAIWMRRSNVMTGAQWITFRFGDGKGARLSHIIIVIFAIVSVIGFIAYFFEGIGKFSTSILPWDLSVQIGSFHLSSERSYALILCIMTTLYTIKGGMYSVVATEVMQFIIMTISCLVIGYIAYTSVTAEQINAAIPAGWKDLSFGWDLGLDWSGTPFPGVDNKIASDGFGLFGILLMMMLFKGIFASIAGPVPSYDMQRVLSTRTPGDAAKMSFTTIWVMYIPRYLMVAAFAVLALVFMQTELNQQGGHIDFEKIAPLAIAKFVPAGFKGLLLAGLLASFMGTFAAFVNAAPAYVVNDIYKKYINTNASDAKYIRISVISSLVLVMVGIMFGFMGASLNKLTLWITSALYGGYAASNFLKWLWWRFTGYGYFYGMLFGLIGSTIKLFFFPEIVDIYVFPIILVFSFAGCILGTYVSPLVNREAVKAFYKQTNPWGFWGPIKKEVMAEDPTFKPNGEFKRDMFNILIGIIWQMAQVVIPIYFMIRENWQLLGWTIIFIATTWILKKNWWNHLGKADEKYKQ; from the coding sequence ATGTCGTTAAGTGTATTGGATATAGGGATCATTATCGGTTATGTGATAGCCATCCTGTTCCTGGGTTTTTACATAGCAAGGAAAGCCTCAAAGGACCTGCAATCTTATTTCCTGGGAGGGAATAAAATGAAATGGTACATGCTGGGGCTGAGCAATGCTTCCGGCATGTTTGATATTTCAGGTACCATGTGGACGGTGAGCATCCTCTTCATCTATGGATTGAAGAGTGCTTTTATTCCATGGCTATGGCCGGTATGGAACCAGGTATTCGTATTTGTATACCTCGCCATCTGGATGCGCCGCTCCAATGTAATGACAGGCGCACAATGGATCACCTTCCGTTTCGGAGATGGAAAGGGCGCACGGTTATCACACATCATCATTGTGATCTTTGCCATTGTGAGCGTGATCGGTTTTATCGCTTATTTCTTTGAAGGCATCGGTAAGTTCTCCACTTCTATTTTACCCTGGGACCTTTCCGTACAGATCGGATCATTTCATCTTTCTTCTGAAAGGAGTTATGCACTTATCCTTTGTATCATGACCACGCTCTATACCATCAAAGGTGGTATGTATAGCGTGGTAGCTACAGAAGTGATGCAGTTCATCATTATGACCATCTCCTGCCTGGTGATCGGGTACATTGCTTATACTTCCGTTACCGCAGAACAGATCAACGCTGCTATCCCTGCAGGTTGGAAAGACCTGTCTTTTGGATGGGACCTGGGCCTTGACTGGAGCGGTACGCCTTTCCCGGGAGTGGACAATAAGATCGCTTCAGATGGATTTGGCCTGTTTGGCATTCTCTTAATGATGATGTTGTTCAAAGGTATCTTTGCTTCTATTGCAGGGCCTGTTCCCAGTTATGATATGCAACGTGTGCTCTCCACCCGTACACCCGGTGATGCTGCTAAAATGAGCTTCACTACTATCTGGGTAATGTACATTCCCCGTTACCTGATGGTAGCCGCGTTTGCAGTGCTGGCGCTCGTATTTATGCAAACAGAACTGAACCAGCAGGGAGGTCATATCGATTTTGAAAAGATAGCGCCACTCGCTATCGCGAAGTTTGTTCCCGCAGGTTTCAAAGGTTTATTACTGGCTGGCCTGCTCGCTTCCTTTATGGGTACTTTCGCCGCCTTTGTGAATGCTGCGCCTGCATATGTGGTGAACGATATCTACAAGAAATATATTAATACCAACGCCTCCGATGCCAAATACATCCGTATCAGCGTGATCTCTTCACTTGTACTGGTGATGGTAGGTATCATGTTTGGCTTCATGGGCGCTTCCCTGAATAAACTCACCCTTTGGATCACGTCTGCGCTCTATGGTGGTTATGCTGCTTCCAACTTCCTGAAATGGCTGTGGTGGAGATTCACGGGTTACGGTTACTTCTATGGTATGCTGTTCGGATTAATCGGTTCTACCATCAAGTTGTTCTTCTTCCCGGAGATAGTAGACATCTATGTGTTCCCGATCATCCTTGTGTTTTCTTTCGCTGGTTGTATCCTGGGTACCTATGTTTCTCCGCTGGTGAACCGCGAGGCCGTGAAAGCGTTCTATAAGCAAACAAACCCATGGGGTTTCTGGGGGCCGATCAAAAAGGAAGTAATGGCAGAAGATCCAACTTTCAAACCTAATGGTGAATTCAAACGGGATATGTTCAATATCCTGATCGGTATAATATGGCAGATGGCACAGGTAGTGATCCCGATCTACTTCATGATCAGGGAAAACTGGCAGTTGCTGGGCTGGACGATCATCTTCATCGCTACTACCTGGATCCTGAAAAAGAACTGGTGGAACCATCTTGGTAAAGCAGACGAAAAATATAAACAATGA
- a CDS encoding heparinase II/III domain-containing protein encodes MKSIFLLLASVFLLVTVSAQDHKDLLTSRYSETQLGTILTKNQDWVTLPSYTQRDFWDGLPSGIRTALIKQGETSLSFKWDVVKATDIMEFTRTGNRNTMQHPNSARKSALQNLVLAELAEGKGRFIDQIINGSWAICEQSSWVLSAHLPVTKGFELLPDITKPVIDLGSADAAALLSWVHYFLKAPLDKVNPLIAERIKYEVRKNVLTPYYTRNDFWWMGFNERPQNNWNPWINYNMLQCMLLMEDDQAVKVKNVYKALQSIDKFTNSYKPDGGCDEGPSYWSHAGGKYFECLELLHRATHGKLDVFSHPLIKNMGNYICNMYINSPYFVNFADASAKGGINAGMVYRFGRAIKDSTMSGFGAFYAQKGKMPGGGTIEAVITDLTTMNEILAYPAKEPLIGSYWYPDNQIAIAREYPGTKQGFYFAGKGGHNAESHNHNDVGTFILYYNGLPCLVDAGVGTYVRQTFSPDRYKIWTMQSAYHNLPIINGVQQQNGAEFKAASAAFASNTKQVSFTADIATAYPAAAKVKTWKRGYKLNRGGAFVITDDYALNEFVAAQQLNFLTFCKVVETAPGQLKLTGENFVLIMQYDAKQFDAEITHIDNNDPRLESIWPGGLERILLKGKNTGLKGSAKIEIKKG; translated from the coding sequence GTGAAAAGTATCTTCTTATTACTGGCATCCGTGTTCCTTCTCGTCACCGTTTCCGCGCAGGATCACAAGGACCTGCTCACCAGCCGCTACAGCGAAACACAGCTGGGCACTATCCTTACTAAAAACCAGGATTGGGTAACGCTGCCCTCCTACACACAACGTGATTTCTGGGATGGTCTCCCTTCCGGTATCCGCACCGCCCTAATCAAACAGGGCGAAACATCCCTGTCTTTCAAATGGGATGTGGTAAAAGCTACAGACATCATGGAGTTTACCCGTACAGGTAACCGCAATACCATGCAGCACCCTAATTCTGCGCGCAAGAGTGCGTTGCAGAACCTTGTGCTCGCAGAACTGGCAGAAGGGAAAGGCAGATTCATCGATCAGATCATCAACGGCAGCTGGGCCATCTGTGAACAAAGTTCCTGGGTGCTTTCTGCGCATCTGCCTGTTACCAAGGGTTTCGAGCTATTGCCGGATATCACCAAACCTGTAATAGACCTGGGTTCTGCAGATGCTGCTGCTTTGTTGTCCTGGGTGCATTACTTCCTCAAAGCGCCCCTGGATAAAGTGAATCCGCTGATCGCGGAAAGGATCAAATACGAAGTGCGTAAAAATGTATTGACCCCTTATTATACCCGCAATGATTTCTGGTGGATGGGTTTTAATGAACGCCCCCAGAATAACTGGAATCCCTGGATCAATTACAACATGCTGCAATGTATGTTACTCATGGAAGATGATCAGGCGGTGAAGGTGAAGAACGTTTACAAGGCCCTGCAATCCATCGATAAATTCACGAACTCTTATAAGCCGGATGGCGGCTGCGATGAAGGCCCTTCTTATTGGAGCCATGCGGGTGGCAAATACTTTGAATGCCTGGAGTTGTTGCACCGTGCCACACATGGCAAACTGGATGTATTCTCTCATCCCCTGATCAAAAATATGGGCAACTACATTTGCAATATGTATATCAACAGTCCCTACTTCGTGAACTTTGCCGATGCCAGTGCTAAAGGTGGCATCAATGCAGGGATGGTATACAGATTTGGCAGAGCGATCAAAGATTCAACTATGAGCGGCTTTGGTGCCTTCTATGCGCAAAAAGGTAAAATGCCTGGAGGCGGTACTATAGAAGCAGTGATCACAGACCTCACCACGATGAATGAGATACTGGCTTATCCGGCCAAAGAACCGCTGATTGGCTCCTACTGGTACCCTGACAATCAAATTGCGATTGCACGTGAATACCCCGGCACTAAGCAGGGTTTTTATTTTGCAGGCAAAGGCGGGCATAATGCAGAATCACATAACCATAATGATGTAGGTACTTTCATTCTCTATTATAACGGCTTGCCTTGCCTGGTAGATGCGGGGGTAGGTACCTATGTGCGGCAGACTTTCAGTCCTGACCGTTACAAGATATGGACGATGCAATCTGCTTATCATAACCTGCCTATCATCAATGGCGTGCAACAACAGAATGGAGCGGAATTTAAAGCAGCTTCTGCTGCGTTTGCGTCTAACACTAAGCAGGTTTCTTTTACGGCCGATATTGCTACGGCGTACCCTGCTGCCGCTAAAGTAAAAACATGGAAGAGAGGTTACAAGTTAAACAGAGGCGGTGCGTTTGTGATCACAGATGACTATGCACTGAATGAATTTGTAGCAGCCCAGCAGCTGAATTTTCTCACGTTCTGCAAAGTGGTGGAAACGGCACCGGGGCAGCTGAAATTAACGGGAGAGAACTTTGTATTGATCATGCAGTATGATGCGAAGCAGTTTGATGCGGAGATCACGCATATTGATAACAATGACCCGCGGCTGGAGAGCATTTGGCCGGGTGGGTTGGAAAGGATATTGCTGAAGGGGAAGAATACCGGGTTGAAAGGAAGTGCCAAGATTGAAATAAAGAAGGGCTGA
- a CDS encoding GDSL-type esterase/lipase family protein translates to MIKQLKGTVLLMAMGLSAMAQTIDSTYDNGHYKDRQALFASLPQQKNAIVFLGNSITEAGKWNEILPGLPVQNRGISGDNSFGVLARLPQIVQAKPAKIFLLIGVNDLKREVPANVIINNCERMLSMIKAGSPRTKVYVQSILPVNDTILIEPFKKVTNANVALVNKAYEQLAKQHGYYFVNLHEPFADAKGQLKRAETPDGLHLKVSSYPAWVNYLRSKKYL, encoded by the coding sequence ATGATAAAGCAACTGAAAGGAACGGTACTGTTGATGGCTATGGGCTTGTCCGCTATGGCGCAAACAATAGACAGTACTTACGATAACGGTCATTATAAAGACAGGCAGGCATTATTCGCCAGCCTGCCGCAGCAGAAAAATGCGATCGTTTTCCTGGGCAACAGTATTACAGAAGCCGGTAAATGGAATGAGATATTACCAGGGCTTCCTGTACAGAACAGAGGCATCAGCGGTGATAATTCATTTGGTGTACTGGCCCGCCTGCCACAGATCGTACAGGCTAAACCTGCAAAGATCTTCCTGCTGATCGGGGTCAATGATCTTAAGAGGGAAGTACCTGCGAATGTGATCATCAATAACTGCGAACGGATGTTGTCTATGATCAAAGCCGGATCTCCCCGTACCAAAGTGTATGTGCAAAGCATCCTGCCGGTGAACGATACGATCCTGATAGAACCATTCAAAAAAGTAACGAATGCAAATGTGGCATTGGTGAACAAAGCTTATGAACAACTGGCCAAACAACATGGATACTACTTCGTGAACCTGCATGAACCATTTGCAGATGCAAAAGGGCAATTGAAAAGAGCAGAAACACCGGATGGCCTGCACCTGAAAGTGAGTTCTTATCCGGCATGGGTGAATTACCTGCGCAGTAAAAAATATTTATAA
- a CDS encoding alpha/beta hydrolase, giving the protein MRTLIFLLFFASCTQAQTRITYAVKDKQSLYIDHYKPSVEPNGMSVMFVHGGGFTGGDPANQKPMADGLGKLGYNVYVISYRLYLKGSNFGCNTTTTEKLKAIRLAVEDAGDAARFILDSLHIDKDKFFIAGSSAGAETILQLLYNPFGTVNTIRFRGAMVFSGALLDINTVTPDNWIPTLFMHGTKDQLVPFGTAAHHFCKANTPGWMMLFGAKTIYEQAKAWKKPVVLYTYEGKGHEVANFMFREFEKMDGFMKAVVKGEELGAKEVKL; this is encoded by the coding sequence ATGAGAACGCTGATATTTTTGCTGTTTTTTGCCAGCTGTACGCAGGCGCAAACAAGGATCACTTACGCCGTAAAAGACAAACAGTCTTTATACATCGATCATTACAAACCATCTGTTGAACCCAACGGCATGTCTGTAATGTTTGTACACGGTGGTGGCTTTACCGGTGGAGATCCTGCTAACCAGAAGCCGATGGCAGATGGTTTGGGTAAACTGGGGTACAATGTATATGTGATCTCTTATCGCCTGTACCTGAAAGGGAGCAATTTTGGCTGTAATACTACTACTACGGAAAAACTGAAAGCCATCCGTCTTGCTGTGGAGGATGCCGGAGATGCTGCCCGTTTTATCCTCGATAGTTTGCACATTGATAAGGATAAGTTTTTCATTGCAGGCAGCAGTGCCGGTGCGGAGACTATCCTGCAATTGTTATATAATCCTTTTGGTACTGTAAATACTATCCGTTTCCGTGGTGCCATGGTGTTTTCCGGTGCCTTGCTGGATATCAATACCGTTACCCCGGATAACTGGATCCCCACTTTATTCATGCATGGCACAAAGGACCAGCTGGTACCTTTTGGCACAGCCGCGCATCATTTCTGTAAAGCGAATACACCGGGTTGGATGATGCTGTTCGGGGCTAAGACGATCTACGAACAGGCAAAGGCATGGAAGAAGCCGGTGGTGTTATATACTTATGAAGGGAAGGGACATGAAGTGGCTAACTTTATGTTCAGGGAGTTTGAGAAGATGGATGGATTTATGAAAGCGGTAGTGAAGGGGGAAGAGTTGGGGGCGAAGGAGGTAAAGCTGTAA
- a CDS encoding DUF4434 domain-containing protein, with the protein MKITGTFLDEISHDIPHQNWGYEEWDRDFGHMKAIGIDTVILIRSGYRRFITYPSAYLQKQHGCYVPPVDLVKMYLELADKHGMQFYFGLYDSGHYWDTGNMQSEIDANRYVIDEVWQQYGHYRSFKGWYLSMEISRRTKGAVEAFSTLGKQCKAVSNGLPTFISPWIDGKKAVMAASAGLTKEDAVSIQEHEKEWSEIFDGVRGAVDAIAFQDGHIDYHELPEFFAVNKRMADKFGMQCWTNAESFDRDMPIKFLPIKFEKLRLKLEAARLAGYDKAITFEFSHFMSPQSAYLQAGHLYNRYKEYLANF; encoded by the coding sequence ATGAAGATAACAGGCACTTTCCTGGATGAGATCAGTCATGATATCCCGCATCAGAACTGGGGATATGAGGAATGGGACCGTGATTTCGGTCACATGAAAGCCATTGGTATCGACACGGTGATCCTTATCCGCAGCGGTTATCGCCGTTTTATCACTTACCCCTCTGCGTACCTGCAAAAGCAGCATGGATGTTACGTACCGCCGGTAGACCTGGTGAAAATGTACCTGGAGCTGGCAGATAAACATGGCATGCAGTTTTACTTTGGCCTCTATGATAGCGGCCATTACTGGGATACCGGTAACATGCAATCAGAGATAGATGCCAACCGCTATGTGATAGATGAAGTGTGGCAACAATATGGCCACTATAGAAGCTTTAAAGGCTGGTACCTGAGTATGGAGATCAGCCGCCGTACGAAAGGGGCAGTGGAAGCCTTTTCTACTTTAGGCAAACAATGTAAAGCTGTAAGCAATGGCCTGCCCACTTTCATCTCTCCCTGGATAGATGGCAAAAAAGCGGTAATGGCCGCTTCTGCCGGTCTTACTAAAGAAGATGCCGTTTCCATACAGGAGCATGAAAAAGAATGGAGTGAAATATTTGATGGTGTACGTGGCGCAGTGGATGCTATTGCCTTCCAGGATGGTCATATCGATTATCATGAACTCCCGGAATTCTTTGCCGTGAATAAAAGAATGGCAGATAAATTCGGCATGCAATGCTGGACCAATGCGGAATCTTTTGACCGGGACATGCCCATTAAGTTCCTGCCCATCAAATTCGAGAAGTTGCGGTTAAAGCTGGAAGCAGCAAGGCTGGCAGGATATGATAAAGCCATCACTTTTGAATTTTCTCATTTTATGAGCCCACAGTCTGCCTACTTGCAGGCAGGCCATTTATATAACCGATACAAAGAATATTTAGCCAATTTTTAA
- a CDS encoding family 10 glycosylhydrolase translates to MKRTISALLAIIMISAVACKKNSDPAPPAPGGGDTVITPKRDVIAWVDARSNVFGTYGRLNDTANIKTVLDTLQQVGVNGLVIDVKGSSGYTMYPSAYTKQVTTQDGKSITAGVDYVGYMIQEARKRNFKVYASIVTFVEGDGARNSGTVFDDANFRSKFESIVCDVNGNRVPITSTGRNAFVNPAQPEIQTRALNIIKEICTKYTFDGLILDYCRYTDIDADFSDFSKAEFIKYLEANYQDNDAKNMKFPQDIVATWRTNAGQTLPNTLGKYYKKWLMYRCHTIQQFFIKARQAVKSVKPDMKFGTYVGAWYTTYYQVGVNWASKDYDPFNDQELRFDWAYPKYGETGYAENLDLLMTGNYFTQLKLADNPATAGLKYHWWSVEGSLIGGMYITRNKMPLYGSIDMGNVDWASQADISKTIQYILGKASGGVMLFDVVHIYAPQYNRLKQPLWEAVRNGLKK, encoded by the coding sequence ATGAAAAGAACTATAAGCGCCCTGCTGGCGATCATCATGATCTCTGCAGTAGCCTGTAAGAAAAATTCAGATCCTGCTCCACCGGCTCCCGGTGGAGGGGATACTGTTATCACACCCAAAAGGGATGTGATTGCATGGGTGGATGCACGCTCCAATGTATTTGGAACATACGGCCGCCTCAACGATACTGCTAATATCAAAACCGTACTGGATACCCTCCAACAGGTAGGTGTGAACGGACTGGTAATTGATGTAAAAGGCAGCAGCGGGTACACCATGTATCCCAGTGCCTATACTAAACAGGTGACCACGCAGGATGGCAAATCCATCACTGCCGGCGTGGATTATGTTGGCTATATGATCCAGGAAGCGCGCAAACGCAACTTCAAGGTATATGCCTCTATTGTCACCTTTGTGGAAGGAGATGGTGCCCGCAACTCCGGAACAGTGTTTGATGATGCCAACTTCAGGAGTAAGTTCGAAAGTATTGTATGTGATGTTAACGGCAATCGTGTTCCCATCACTTCTACCGGCAGGAATGCATTTGTAAATCCTGCACAACCGGAAATACAAACCCGTGCGCTCAATATCATCAAAGAGATCTGTACCAAATATACCTTTGATGGCCTGATCCTGGATTATTGCCGTTATACAGACATCGACGCGGATTTCTCTGATTTCTCCAAAGCAGAGTTCATCAAATACCTGGAAGCAAACTACCAGGACAATGATGCGAAGAACATGAAGTTCCCGCAGGATATCGTTGCCACCTGGAGAACTAACGCGGGGCAAACACTGCCTAACACTTTAGGAAAGTATTACAAGAAATGGCTGATGTACCGTTGCCATACTATCCAGCAATTCTTTATCAAAGCAAGGCAGGCGGTAAAATCCGTGAAGCCGGATATGAAGTTCGGTACTTATGTAGGCGCATGGTACACTACTTATTACCAGGTGGGTGTAAACTGGGCCAGTAAAGATTATGATCCTTTCAACGACCAGGAGCTGCGTTTCGACTGGGCTTATCCCAAATACGGTGAAACCGGTTATGCAGAAAACCTGGACCTCCTGATGACAGGTAATTATTTCACACAACTCAAATTGGCAGACAATCCCGCTACCGCGGGACTGAAATACCATTGGTGGAGTGTGGAAGGTTCTCTGATAGGAGGGATGTATATCACCCGTAATAAAATGCCGTTGTATGGTAGTATTGATATGGGGAATGTGGATTGGGCATCACAGGCGGATATCTCTAAAACCATTCAATACATTTTAGGGAAAGCCAGTGGTGGTGTGATGTTGTTTGATGTGGTGCACATTTACGCACCGCAGTATAACAGGTTGAAACAACCATTATGGGAAGCTGTCAGGAACGGGTTGAAAAAATAG
- a CDS encoding AGE family epimerase/isomerase, producing MKHLATLYKKELLENVLPFWTSNSRDEQHGGFFTCLDRYGKVFDTDKFMWLQGREVWMFSMLYDKVDQNPLWKEMALHGATFMEKYGRDEQGNWYFSTTQEGQPLIQPYNIFSDCFAAMGFGALYKIDPKPEYHAIAKDTFENILHRRKNPKGHYTKNVPGTRNLKNFALPMILCNLSLELEHILGSEKVNEFIPEVLEEVMHVFYLEGKGLILENVLEDGSFSDSFEGRLLNPGHAIEAMWFIMDLSVRLNDMTLANKAMEIGLRMLEFGWDHQYGGIFYFMDVHNKPPQQLEWDQKLWWVHMETLVFLAKGWQLTGSEACKNWFEKVHAYTWKHFKDAEHPEWFGYLNRQGEPLLQLKGGKWKGCFHVPRALYQVWQTLEKAPAFSYLEA from the coding sequence ATGAAACATCTAGCCACACTTTATAAGAAGGAGTTATTGGAGAACGTGTTACCCTTTTGGACGAGCAACTCCAGGGATGAGCAGCATGGTGGTTTTTTTACCTGCCTGGACCGTTACGGAAAAGTATTTGACACAGATAAATTCATGTGGCTGCAGGGAAGGGAAGTATGGATGTTCTCCATGCTGTACGACAAAGTAGATCAGAACCCCCTATGGAAGGAGATGGCCTTACATGGTGCCACTTTCATGGAAAAATACGGGAGGGATGAACAGGGCAATTGGTACTTTTCTACCACACAGGAAGGCCAGCCCCTCATCCAGCCCTATAATATCTTTTCGGATTGCTTCGCAGCCATGGGCTTTGGTGCATTGTACAAAATAGATCCGAAGCCGGAATACCATGCGATCGCAAAGGATACATTCGAGAACATCCTGCACCGCAGAAAGAATCCCAAAGGACATTACACCAAAAACGTTCCGGGCACACGCAACCTGAAGAACTTCGCATTGCCCATGATCCTCTGTAATCTCTCACTGGAACTGGAACATATCCTGGGCAGTGAGAAGGTGAATGAGTTCATTCCCGAAGTGCTGGAAGAAGTGATGCATGTTTTTTACCTGGAAGGCAAAGGGCTCATCCTGGAAAATGTGCTGGAAGATGGCAGTTTCTCTGATTCCTTTGAAGGCCGCTTATTAAATCCCGGTCATGCAATCGAAGCCATGTGGTTTATCATGGACCTGTCGGTACGCCTGAATGATATGACCCTGGCCAACAAAGCCATGGAAATAGGATTGCGCATGCTGGAGTTTGGATGGGACCATCAATACGGTGGTATCTTCTATTTTATGGATGTACATAACAAACCTCCGCAGCAGCTGGAGTGGGACCAGAAGTTATGGTGGGTACACATGGAAACCCTGGTGTTCCTCGCTAAAGGCTGGCAGCTCACTGGCAGCGAAGCCTGTAAGAACTGGTTTGAAAAAGTACATGCCTACACCTGGAAACATTTTAAAGATGCGGAACATCCTGAATGGTTCGGTTACCTGAACCGCCAGGGAGAGCCTTTATTGCAATTGAAAGGTGGTAAATGGAAGGGTTGTTTCCATGTGCCCCGTGCTTTATACCAGGTATGGCAAACGCTTGAAAAAGCGCCCGCATTTAGTTATCTTGAAGCATGA